The following proteins are co-located in the Ailuropoda melanoleuca isolate Jingjing chromosome 13, ASM200744v2, whole genome shotgun sequence genome:
- the RFLNB gene encoding refilin-B, translated as IFGVNKFLNPASLPSPLAFACSPRLCPLSFGEGVEFDPLPPTEVRYTSSVRYDSERHFIDDVQLPLGLAVASCSQTVTCIPSCTWRSYKAEVRFEPRHKPSRFLSTTIVYPKYPKTVYTTTLDYNCRKTLRRFLSSVELEAAELPGGDSLLDEC; from the exons ATCTTCGGTGTGAACAAATTTCtg AATCCGGcgtctctccccagccccctggcctTTGCCTGCTCGCCGAGGCTGTGCCCCCTGTCCTTTGGCGAAGGAGTGGAGTTTGACCCCTTACCACCGACGGAAGTAAG gtaCACGTCGTCGGTCAGGTACGACTCCGAGCGGCACTTCATCGACGACGTCCAACTGCCCCTGGGCCTGGCTGTGGCCTCCTGCAGCCAGACGGTCACCTGCATCCCCAGCTGCACCTGGCGCAGCTACAAGGCCGAAGTGCGCTTCGAGCCCCGCCACAAGCCCAGCCGCTTCCTCAGCACCACCATCGTCTACCCCAAGTACCCCAAGACCGTCTACACCACCACGCTGGATTACAACTGCCGCAAGACGCTGAGGAGGTTCCTGTCCAGCGTGGAGCTGGAAGCCGCAGAGCTGCCGGGCGGTGACAGCCTCTTGGATGAGTGCTGA